In Isoptericola variabilis 225, the genomic window CACGTGCTCGGGCCCGAGGCGCGCAAGCAGGTGCTCGCCGACGAGCTGCGGGCCTTCGCCGTCGCGACGTCGCGCGCCCGCCGGCGGCTCCTCGTCACGGCCGTGGAGGACGCCGACGACAGCCCGTCGGTCTTCCTCGACCTGGTGGCGCCGCCCGGCGGGGAGGGCGCCCCGGCGCGCGACACGGAGGGCCCCGACCCCCGCCGCGTGACCGTCGGTCCGCCGCTCGACCTGCGCGGGGTCGTCGCGGCCGCGCGCGCCGAGCTCGTGCGCGCCGTCGCGGCCGGGGTGCCCGACGGCGGTGGGCGGCCCGCGGGTCCGGCACCGGGCGCCGCGGCACGGCTCCTCGCCGACCTCGCCGCGGCGGGCGTCCCCGAGGCCGACCCGAGCACCTGGTACGGCGTCGCGCCGACGTCGAGCGACGCGCCGCTGTGGGGCCCGGACGACACGGTCGCGGTCTCGCCGTCGAAGGTCGAGACGGTGACGACGTGCGGCCTGCGCTGGGCGCTCGAGGCCGCGGGCGGCACGCGCCCCGACGCGGCGCACCAGACGCTCGGCACGCTCGTGCACGCGATCGCGGAGGACCTGCCGTCGGGGTCGCTCGCCGAGCTGCGCGCCGAGCTCGACCGGCGCTGGCCGCGGCTCGCCCTGCCGGACGGCTGGCCCGCACGCCAGCTGCGGCACCGCGCCGAGCGCATGATCGAGCGCCTCGCGGAGTACTACGCGGGCGCGGGCGAGCCGCTGCTCGTCGAGCCGGGCTTCGAGGTGACCGTCGGGCGCGCGCGCCTGCGCGGCAAGATCGACCGCGTCGAGCGCGCGGGCGACGACTCCGTGACGGTGGCCGACCTCAAGACCGGCCGCAGCGCGCCGTCGAAGGCCAAGGCGGCCGAGCACCCGCAGCTCGGCGCGTACCAGCTCGCCGTCGAGGAGGGTGGGCTCGACCTGCCGCCCGGCACGCGCAGCGCGGGCGCGCAGCTCGTGTACCTGGGCACGCCCACGGTCTCGCCCACGGTGCGTGCGCAGCCCGCGCTCGCGCCGGAGCCGGACGGCACGAGCTGGGCGCGGTCGCTCGTCGAGGGCGCCGCCGACACCATGGCGTCCGCCCGCTTCACCGCCCGCGAGAACGACCTGTGCGCCGTGTGCCCGGTGCGGCGCTCGTGTCCCGTGCAGCCCGAGGGAAGGACCGTCGTCTCATGACCTCCGAGCCCGCACCCCGCCCGGACGACGCCGACGGCCTGTTCGCCGACGACGTCTGGGCCGCGTTCGAGGCGCCGCGCGACGCGGCGCTCGGCTTCCCCGAGCTCGCGGCCGAGGCGGCGTCGCCCGAGGCCGGTCGCGCGCCGGAGCTGTCGGCGCGCGACATCGCCGCGCTCCTGGGCCGGCACGCGCCGACCGACGAGCAGGTCGCGGTCATCGAGGCCCCGCTCGAACCCGTGCTGGTGGTCGCGGGCGCCGGCTCGGGCAAGACCGAGACGATGGCGGCGCGCGTCGTGTGGCTCATCGCGAACCGGCTCGTCGAGCCCGAGGAGGTCCTGGGGCTCACCTTCACGCGCAAGGCCGCGGGCGAGCTCGCCGCGCGCGTCCAGTCCCGGCTCGCGCAGCTCGCGCGCGCGCAGGGCCGGGCCGCGTCGGCGCTCGACCTGCTCGCGCGCCCGACCGTCGCGACGTACAACGCGTACGCGGCCTCGCTCGTCGCCGACCACGGGCTGCGGCTCGGCATCGAACCGGGCTCCCGGCTCCTCGGCGAGGCGAACCAGTACCAGCTGGCCGCGCAGGTCGTGGAGTCCTGGGCCGACGACCTGGGCACCGACAAGGCGGTGAGCACGGTCGTCGGCGCGGTCCTGGCGCTCTCGGGCGCGCTCGGCGAGCACCTCGTGCCCGTCGACGAGGCGCGCGACCGGCTGCGCGAGCTCGTCGCCCACCTCGACGCGCTGCCCCTCGGCCCGCGGCAGAAGGCGCGCACCAAGGACGTCCAGGCGATCATCGACTCGGTCGCCGAGCGTGAGCGGCTGCTCGACCTCGTGGAGGAGTACCGGCGGCGCAAGCGTGCGACCGACTCGCTCGACTTCGGCGACCAGATCGCGTTCGCGGCGGACCTCGCGCGCACCGTGCCCGCGGTCGGGGCGCACGAGCGCGCCCGGTACCGCGTCGTGCTGCTCGACGAGTACCAGGACACCTCGTACGCGCAGGTCGAGCTGCTCGCCGGCCTGTTCGGCGGCGGGCACGCGGTCACGGCGGTCGGCGACCCGCACCAGTCGATCTACGGCTGGCGCGGTGCCTCGGCGTCGGGCCTCGCGCGGTTCCCCGAGCGCTTCCGCACGGCGGCGGGCGCGCCGGCCGCGGTCCGCTACCTCAGCACCTCGTGGCGCAACGACGCCGCGGTGCTCGCCGCCGCCAACGTCGCGTCCGCGCCGCTGCGCGAGCCGGGGCCGGGCGGGGCGCGCGTCGAGGTCCCGCCGCTCGACCTGCGCCCGGGCGCGGGGCCGGGGGCCGTGGCGGCGCACGTCGCGACGACGCTCGAGGAGGAGGCCGAGGCGGTCGCCGAGTGGGTCGCCGCCCGGTGGCGGCGCGCGGCGCGCCCCGACGGCTCCGACCGCGTGACCGCCGCGGTGCTGTGCCGGGCGCGGGCGCAGTTCCCCGCGGTCGAGGTCGCGCTGCGACGCCGCGGCCTGCCCGTCGAGGTGGTGGGCCTCGGCGGCCTGCTCTCGACGCCCGAGGTGGTCGACGTCGTCGCGCTGCTCGAGGCCGTGCACGACCCGTCCCGCGGCGACTCGCTCGTCCGGCTGCTCACCGGTCCGCGCGTCAACCTCGGCGCGTCGGACCTGCACGCGCTCGGGTCGTGGGCCGCCGACCTGGCGCGCACCGACGACCCGCACAAGCGCACGCGCGCCTCCTCGCCTCGGGCCGCCGCACCGCCGGACGGGACGCCGGACGAGACGGCGGACGGGTCTGCGGACGAGACCGTCGACGAGACGACGGCGGACGAGACCGTCGTCGAGGGCGACGTCGTCGACCACCGGTCGGTCGTCGACGCGCTCGACGACCTCCCCGAGCCCGGCGTGCCCGCGCGCGACGGCCGCGTCCTGTCGCCCGAGGGCCACCGGCGCCTCACCGCGCTGGCGCGCGTGCTGCGCGGCCTGCGCGGGCTGACGTACCTGTCGCTGCCGGAGCTCGTCGTCCAGGCCGAGCGGGCGCTGGGCCTCGACGTCGAGGTCGCGACGGCCGACGTCCTGGCCGACCGCCTCGGCGGTGCGGCCGAGGGCGTCAGCCTGCGCGGGCGCGAGCACCTGGACGCGTTCCGCGACGTCGCGGCCTCCTTCGCGCAGTCGGCCGACGTCGCGACGCTCGGTGCGTTCCTCGCGTGGCTCGGCGTCGCGTCGGAGCAGGAGCGCGGCCTCGACATGCCCGTGCGCGAGCCCGACCCGGACGCCGTGCAGGTCATCACCGCGCACGCGTCCAAGGGCCTCGAGTGGGACGTCGTGGCCGTGCCCGGGCTCGTCGACGGCGTGTTCCCCAGCCAGGCGGAGTCCGCTCAGGGCCGCACGGACAGCGGCTGGCTCACGGACGTCACGGCGCTGCCGTACCACCTGCGCGGCGACGCCGAGGACCTGCCCGCGTTCCGCTGGGACCTCGCGAGCGACACGAAGGACCTCGCCGCGCGCCGCGACGAGTTCAAGCTCGACGCGGGCGCGCACCAGCTCGCCGAGGAGCGACGGCTCGCCTACGTCGCGTTCACGCGCGCCCGGCGCGAGCTGTTCCTCACCGCCCACCGCTGGGGCACGGGCAGCAGGCCGCGGCGGCTCTCGCCCTTCCTCGTCGAGCTCGTGGAGGCGGGCGTCGTGTCCGCCGAGGGGTGGGCCGGCGAGCCGGACCCCGAGGGGCCCAACCCGCGCGACGCGCTCGAGGCGTCGGGCACGTGGCCGGCGGCCGACGACGCGGCACCCGGCTCGGCGCGCGACGTCCTGCGCGCGACGGCCGCGCTCGTCGAGCGGGCGGCCGTCGAGCGGGCGGAGGACGTGCGCGCCGCCGGCCGGCCGGACGAGGAGGCCGACCCGGTCACGGCGCCGGCCGGCGTCCTCACCGACGGCGCGGGCAACGACCTCGTCGAGCTCGCGCGCACCCTCCTGGCCGAGCGGGACGAGCGCACGGGACGCGCCGTCGAGCTGCCCGCGCACGTCTCGGCGTCGGGCCTCGTGCGGCTCGCGACCGACCGCTCGGAGTTCGCGCTGCAGCTGCGCCGCCCGGTGCCGAACGAGCCCACCGTGCACGCGCGCCGCGGCACCCGGTTCCACGAGTGGGTCGAGCAGTACTTCAGCTCCGCGTCCCTCGTCGACGTCGAGGACCTGCCCGGCGCCGAGGACGCCGAGCTGCCGGCCGACGCCGACCTCGAGGCGCTCCGCGAACGGTTCCTCGCCTCGGAGTGGGCCGGACGCACCCCGATCGCGATCGAGCAGGACGTCGAGACGCCCGTCGCCGGGGTGCTGCTCCGCTCGCGCATCGACGCCGTCTTCACCGACCCGGACGCGCCGCCGGCGGCGCCTGGCGAGCCGCAGCCGGTCGTCGTCGTCGACTGGAAGACGGGGCGGGAGCCGTCCGACCCCGAGGCGCGCGCCGCCCGCGAGGTGCAGCTCGCGGTGTACCGGCTCGCGTGGTCGCGCTGGACCGGGCTGCCTCTGGAGAAGGTGAGCGCCGCGTTCTGCTACGTCGCCTCGGGCGTCACGGTGCGCCCCGAGCGCCTGCTCGACGAGCACGAGCTCGAGGCCCTCATCCTCGGCACCGCGGACGACCACCGACGTAGCGAACGGTCGTCGAGATAGCGACCCGTCGTCGTTCAGGGCCGGTCGGACGGCGACGGCTCGCTATCTCGGCGACGGATCGCTATCTGGCGGGCCGAAGCCTCAGGCGGGGGCGTCCTCGCGGGTGGCCTCGTCGAGGTCCGCGAGCATCGACTCGGCGTCGGCGACGACGTCGGGCAGCCCGCGCCGCACGCCGTGCAGCAGCCACCGGGCGAGCGCGAGCTCGCCGACGAGCAGCGCCCGGTCGACGAGCCGGGGGTCGCTGAGCTCGGTGCGGCGCAGCTGGTACGCCTCCATGATCGAGTCGACGGCCTCGGGCGGCGCCGCGACGAGGAGCCAGGCGAGGTCGTCGGCCGGGTCGGCGACGCGCGCGTCGGACCAGCCGCTCATCGCGGTCACGCGCGTGCTGCTGACGAGGAGCTGGTCGGGCGCGAGGTCGCCGTGGACGACGACGGGCTTGAACCGCCACAGCGCGACGTCCTCGAGCGCGGCCTCCCAGCGGCGCAGCAGGGCCGGGGGCACCCGGCCCGTGGACGCGGCCTCGTCGAGCTCGACGAGGCGGCGCTCACGGTACTCGGCCGCGGTGTAGGACGGCAGGCCGCACGCCTCGACGACCGACGGCGGCAGCTCGTGCACCGCGGCGAGCGTCCGGCCCAGGTCGGCCGCGAGCCCCGGGCCCGGCCGCAGCGCGTCGACGTTCAACGGGGTGCCGGTGATGCGGCGGTGCACGACGGCGCGGCCGCCCTCGGGCAGCAGCGCGAAGCCTGCGACGCGCGGCACCACGAACGGCAGCACGCCGGCCTCGACGTACAGGTGGAGCGCCTCGAGCAGCTCGACCTCGGCCTCGAGCGCGGCCCCGGCGATGGTGTTCCGCGGGGCGCGCACCACCCACTCCTCGCCGTCGTGCGCGGCGACGACGGCGACGTCGTAGTCGCCCGGGACATCCTCGGGGCGGACCGAGCGGGCGTCGAGACCCGGCACGGCCGCCGTCGCGAGGGCGGCGAGGGCGAGCGGACTGCGTGGCACCCGACCACCGTAGAGCCCGCCGACCCTCGCGAGCGGATACGGTCGAGGGCGTGTCCCCGCTCCACCTGCCCTTCACCCGCAGCGTCCACGACCGTGCGGCGCACCGCCGCACCGAACCCGGGCTGGTCGAGGAGCTCCTCGCCGACCCGGCCACGCGCGCGGTGCGGGTGCGCGGCGCCCGCGTCGCGGTGACCGACGACGGCGGTCGCCCGCGTCCCGTCCTCGCCCCGGCCGACGCGGTGGGCGCGCACGACGACGGCACGTGGCTCTTCCTCGGCGAGCACGACGGCGCGGGCCTCCTCGCGCTCGCGCTGCCCGACGACGGCGCGGCCGGCGCGCAGAGCGGCGTCGACGACGGGTCGGACGGCCGCTGGGCGGGCCTGCGCGAGCTGACGGCGCTGGACGACCTCGAGCAGGGGATCGTCGTCGAGGCGGTCGCGCTCGCGCAGTGGCACACGGCTCACGCGCGCTGCCCGCGCTGCGGCGCGCCCACGACGGCCGGGCAGGCCGGGTGGACCCGCGTCTGCGCGGTGGAGGACCGCGAGCTGTACCCGCGAACGGACCCCGCGGTCATCATGGCCGTCGTCGACGACGAGGACCGGATCCTGCTCGCGCACGGCGCGGCGTGGCCCGCCGGGCGGTACTCGACGCTCGCCGGCTTCGTCGAGCCCGGCGAGGGCCTCGAGCACGCGGTGCGTCGGGAGGTCGCCGAGGAGACCGGCGTCGTCGTCGGCGCCGGCCCCGACGACGTGCTCTACCGGGGGAGCCAGGCGTGGCCGTTCCCGGCGTCGCTCATGGTGGGGTTCCGGGCGCGTGCGGTGCGCACCGACGTGCGCGTCGACGACGACGAGATCACCGACGCGCGCTGGTTCACGCGCGCGGACCTCGTCGAGGCGGCGGAGGCGGGCGACGTGCGCCTGCCGGGCGCGCAGTCGATCGCGCGGGCGCTCATCGAGGAGTGGTACGGCGAGGAGCTGCCCGGCGCGTGGTGAGCGCGGGCGTCAGTTGGCCAGCGCGGCCTTGACCTCGGCGAGCGACGGGTTCGTCGCGGCGGAGCCGTCCGGGAACACGACGGTCGGCACGGTGCGGTTGCCGCCGTTGACCTGCTCGACGAAGGCCGCCGTCTCCGGCTGCTCCTCGATGTCGATCACCGTGTAGCCGATGCCCTCGGAGTCCAGCTGCGTCCGCAGCCGGCGGCAGTAGCCGCACCAGGTGGTCGAGTACATCGTGACGGTGCCGGGCTCGGGGAGCGTCGGGGTGGCGGTCGTGTCGGCAGGCATCGAGCGGTCCTCCTGGGGACGACGGTCGGTGGGTGTC contains:
- a CDS encoding ATP-dependent DNA helicase, which translates into the protein MTSEPAPRPDDADGLFADDVWAAFEAPRDAALGFPELAAEAASPEAGRAPELSARDIAALLGRHAPTDEQVAVIEAPLEPVLVVAGAGSGKTETMAARVVWLIANRLVEPEEVLGLTFTRKAAGELAARVQSRLAQLARAQGRAASALDLLARPTVATYNAYAASLVADHGLRLGIEPGSRLLGEANQYQLAAQVVESWADDLGTDKAVSTVVGAVLALSGALGEHLVPVDEARDRLRELVAHLDALPLGPRQKARTKDVQAIIDSVAERERLLDLVEEYRRRKRATDSLDFGDQIAFAADLARTVPAVGAHERARYRVVLLDEYQDTSYAQVELLAGLFGGGHAVTAVGDPHQSIYGWRGASASGLARFPERFRTAAGAPAAVRYLSTSWRNDAAVLAAANVASAPLREPGPGGARVEVPPLDLRPGAGPGAVAAHVATTLEEEAEAVAEWVAARWRRAARPDGSDRVTAAVLCRARAQFPAVEVALRRRGLPVEVVGLGGLLSTPEVVDVVALLEAVHDPSRGDSLVRLLTGPRVNLGASDLHALGSWAADLARTDDPHKRTRASSPRAAAPPDGTPDETADGSADETVDETTADETVVEGDVVDHRSVVDALDDLPEPGVPARDGRVLSPEGHRRLTALARVLRGLRGLTYLSLPELVVQAERALGLDVEVATADVLADRLGGAAEGVSLRGREHLDAFRDVAASFAQSADVATLGAFLAWLGVASEQERGLDMPVREPDPDAVQVITAHASKGLEWDVVAVPGLVDGVFPSQAESAQGRTDSGWLTDVTALPYHLRGDAEDLPAFRWDLASDTKDLAARRDEFKLDAGAHQLAEERRLAYVAFTRARRELFLTAHRWGTGSRPRRLSPFLVELVEAGVVSAEGWAGEPDPEGPNPRDALEASGTWPAADDAAPGSARDVLRATAALVERAAVERAEDVRAAGRPDEEADPVTAPAGVLTDGAGNDLVELARTLLAERDERTGRAVELPAHVSASGLVRLATDRSEFALQLRRPVPNEPTVHARRGTRFHEWVEQYFSSASLVDVEDLPGAEDAELPADADLEALRERFLASEWAGRTPIAIEQDVETPVAGVLLRSRIDAVFTDPDAPPAAPGEPQPVVVVDWKTGREPSDPEARAAREVQLAVYRLAWSRWTGLPLEKVSAAFCYVASGVTVRPERLLDEHELEALILGTADDHRRSERSSR
- a CDS encoding macrolide 2'-phosphotransferase; this encodes MPRSPLALAALATAAVPGLDARSVRPEDVPGDYDVAVVAAHDGEEWVVRAPRNTIAGAALEAEVELLEALHLYVEAGVLPFVVPRVAGFALLPEGGRAVVHRRITGTPLNVDALRPGPGLAADLGRTLAAVHELPPSVVEACGLPSYTAAEYRERRLVELDEAASTGRVPPALLRRWEAALEDVALWRFKPVVVHGDLAPDQLLVSSTRVTAMSGWSDARVADPADDLAWLLVAAPPEAVDSIMEAYQLRRTELSDPRLVDRALLVGELALARWLLHGVRRGLPDVVADAESMLADLDEATREDAPA
- the nudC gene encoding NAD(+) diphosphatase, yielding MSPLHLPFTRSVHDRAAHRRTEPGLVEELLADPATRAVRVRGARVAVTDDGGRPRPVLAPADAVGAHDDGTWLFLGEHDGAGLLALALPDDGAAGAQSGVDDGSDGRWAGLRELTALDDLEQGIVVEAVALAQWHTAHARCPRCGAPTTAGQAGWTRVCAVEDRELYPRTDPAVIMAVVDDEDRILLAHGAAWPAGRYSTLAGFVEPGEGLEHAVRREVAEETGVVVGAGPDDVLYRGSQAWPFPASLMVGFRARAVRTDVRVDDDEITDARWFTRADLVEAAEAGDVRLPGAQSIARALIEEWYGEELPGAW
- a CDS encoding mycoredoxin: MPADTTATPTLPEPGTVTMYSTTWCGYCRRLRTQLDSEGIGYTVIDIEEQPETAAFVEQVNGGNRTVPTVVFPDGSAATNPSLAEVKAALAN